One Osmerus eperlanus chromosome 23, fOsmEpe2.1, whole genome shotgun sequence DNA segment encodes these proteins:
- the prkd4 gene encoding LOW QUALITY PROTEIN: protein kinase D4 (The sequence of the model RefSeq protein was modified relative to this genomic sequence to represent the inferred CDS: inserted 1 base in 1 codon; deleted 4 bases in 3 codons) has protein sequence VQAPDCSVVGSGEKILLFRHQAGSEQLLHRLTDQDALQDGDLIEIILSGSATITEMKARPNSLVVQSYRTPTILSPLWRELWGLVRQGLKCEGCGLDFHKRCVRQLPSNCSRSVRRQVGASLSLFPPRRLRAHSLSTQAGGSLEEISMSKPRSRPPSVSEPPVWLGLGEGPRVPHTFHIHSYSRPTVCLYCHGLLKGLFRQGLQCSDCKLNCHRRCEALVPRDCPGERTPGANGEGSLSKSNCQDDADDEESDVIPMSHDDDITSSESSLVENKEVGLQPPLSQSFSPCFSNNTYIPLMRVVQSVRHGKRRGSMVLKKGWLLHHTNTDTLRKRHYWTLGWRSFTLYQSDCSTKYYKELPLSEILQVRGPAQLSXSSLPGVGAHSFELVTASLAYCVWAGREGGAWEEAVRQALMPVQSGGGHVGGGRLGATTAQPEDTADVSTVYQICTDEVLGSGQFGVVYGGTHRQTGRTVAIKVIDKTRFPTKQERQLRNEVAILQNLSHLGVVLLEGMFETLQHVFVVMEKLHGDMLEMILSNEKGRLPERTTRFLVTQILEALRYLHFKHIAHCDLKPENVLLASSDPFPQVKLCDFGFARIIGEKSFRRSVVGTPAYLAPEVIGSHGYNRSLDMWSVGVILYVSLSGTFPFNEDEDVNQQITNAAFMYPRQTWASVSLEAVNLISNLLKVAVRRRFSVGKALGHPWLQDLQLWCDLREFEHRMGCRYLTHEGDEERWRRHALEKGLDFPSHLVWDPAHHPAAMEP, from the exons gtgcaggccccAGACTGCAGTGTGGTAGGGTCGGGGGAGAAGATTCTCCTCTTCAGACACCAGGCCGGCTCAGAGCAGCTCCTCCACAGACTGACGGACCAGGATGCATTGCAGGACGGTGACCTCATCGAGATCATCCTCTCAG GCTCGGCAACCATCACCGAGATGAAGGCCCGACCG AACTCCCTGGTAGTCCAGTCGTATCGCACGCCCACCATTCTGTCACCACTGTGGAGAGAGCTGTGGGGTCTGGTGCGCCAGGGGTTAAAATGTGAAG GCTGTGGACTGGACTTCCACAAGCGCTGTGTGCGACAGCTGCCTAGCAACTGCAGCCGATCAGTCCGTCGTCAGGTGGGCGCCAGCCTGTCC CTGTTCCCCCCCAGGAGGCTGCGTGCGCACTCCCTCTCCACACAGGCAGGGGGCAGTCTGGAGGAG aTCAGTATGTCCAAGCCCAGGTCCAGGCCCCCGTCC GTGTCTGAGCCCCCCGTGTggctgggtctgggggaggggccccGGGTGCCCCACACCTTCCACATCCACAGCTACTCCAGACCCACCGTGTGCCTGTACTGTCACGGCCTGCTCAAAGGCCTCTTCCGCCAGGGCCTGCAGTGCtccg actgCAAGTTGAACTGTCACCGTCGCTGTGAAGCTCTGGTGCCCAGAGACTGCCCTGGGGAGAGGACGCCTGGAGCCaatggggagg GTTCATTGTCCAAATCCAACTGTCAAGATGACGCAGATGACGAGGAATCAGACGTAATTCCCATGTCACACGATGACGACATCACATCCTCTGAGAGCTCATTGGTTGAGAACAAGGAAGTGGGCCTCCAGCCACCCCTCAG ccaGAGTTTCAGTCCCTGTTTCAGCAACAACACCTACATCCCTCTGATGAGAGTGGTGCAGTCAGTACGCCACGGCAAGAGGAGAGGCAGCATGGTGCTGAAGAAGGGCTGGCTCCTGCACCACACCAACACTGACACGCTG AGGAAACGTCATTACTGGACTCTGGGCTGGAGGAGCTTCACACTCTATCAGAGTGACTGCAGTACTAAGTACTACAAG gagctTCCCCTCTCTGAGATCCTCCAGGTCCGTGGCCCTGCCCAGCTCT CTTCCTCGTTGCCGGGCGTCGGCGCCCACTCCTTCGAGCTGGTGACGGCGTCGCTGGCGTACTGCGTGTGGGCGGGCAGAGAGGGCGGGGCCTGGGAGGAGGCGGTGCGCCAGGCCCTGATGCCCGTCCAGAGCGGCGGTGGGCACGTGGGCGGCGGGCGACTGGGGGCGACCACAGCGCAGCCCGAGGACACCGCG gatgTCAGCACCGTGTATCAGATCTGCACGGATGAGGTGCTGGGGTCAGGACAGTTTGGAGTGGTGtatggag gtacccacagacagacaggccgaaCGGTGGCCATCAAGGTGATCGACAAGACCCGCTTCCCCACCAAGCAGGAAAGACAGCTCCGGAACGAGGTGGCCATCTTACAG aaccTGTCCCACCTGGGCGTGGTTCTGTTGGAGGGCATGTTCGAGACCCTGCAACATGTCTTTGTTGTCATGGAGAAGCTCCATGGAGACATGCTGGAGATGATTCTGTCCAATGAGAAGGGCCGCCTGCCAGAACGCACCACCCGCTTCCTGGTCACACAG atcctgGAGGCTCTGAGGTATCTCCACTTCAAGCACATCGCTCACTGTGACCTGAAGCCTGAGAACGTTCTCCTGGCCTCCTCGGACCCcttcccccag gtgaAGCTGTGCGACTTCGGCTTTGCCCGCATCATCGGCGAGAAGTCGTTCCGGCGCTCGGTGGTGGGCACGCCGGCGTACCTGGCGCCCGAGGTTATCGGCAGCCACGGCTACAACCGCTCGCTGGACATGTGGTCGGTGGGCGTGATCCTGTACGTCAGCCTGAGCGGAACCTTCCCCTTCAACGAGGACGAGGACGTGAACCAGCAGATCACCAACGCCGCCTTCATGTACCCCCGGCAGACCTGGGCCTCCGTCTCcctggagg cggTGAACCTGATCAGTAACTTGTTGAAGGTGGCCGTGAGGCGCAGGTTCAGTGTGGGCAAGGCCCTGGGACACCCCTGGttgcag GACCTCCAGCTGTGGTGTGACCTGAGGGAGTTTGAACACAGGATGGGGTGCCGCTACCTCACCCACGAGGGCGACGAGGAGCGCTGGCGACGCCACGCCCTGGAGAAGGGGCTGGACTTCCCCTCCCACCTCGTCTGGGACCCCGCCCACCACCCCGCCGCCATGGAACCTTAa